In the genome of Candidatus Thermoplasmatota archaeon, the window TCTGCAACCACGTCTACACTTAGTTCCTCTTCCTGCATGTTCCTCATGGATGAATCCTATAGAACGAGATTTTTCACGCATTCAACGTGATGTGTTGGATAATAGTGATTTTTCTTGTCCCATAGAGGCCATGGAAATGATTTCAGCATATATCGAAAAAGAACTTAATTCAAATTGAAGGTGTACTTAACCATAGTTAGTTTTGACTCCGATTTTGACGTAACGGAAAAGGGCAGAATTACACCACAGAATGCATTGAAAAAATGAATGGGGTAATTTTAATGGCTTTGGGATGAAACAACATTCTTCAGGCATACAATCAAAGCTATTGCTTACGATAATGCGGGCAACATGGCAACTACTGAGCAAGAAATCTGGATGTTCAACCTCTAACTTTTTTTTTCTTACTTCTATGCATTGAAACGCTCGGATAATCTCTTTCAGATTGGCTATTTTTATTCTTTCAAAGGTATTTTTCGGTAATTTCCCAAGAAACTTGGCTACACTGGGATGAAGTTTTACTTTATAACTCATCTAGGTCAATGTATTCTGATTCGGGCGTCTCCCTTGCTCTTGCCAGCGCTTCTTTGCCCTCCTCACTTAATTCGTAATTCTCTTCGAGCATATGCTTGATCAATTCGACATCTCTCCTCAAACAAGCAATATCTTTAGAGAGATGTTCAATCGTCGTTTCCATGTGAAAAATATGGTAAGACGTGCTTATTAACTTTTCTATATCAAAAATCTCCAAGTAACTGAAAGAGTTTTTATTTTCCTACCAACTTTCGATTCTTAGCATCGGAATTTTTTGAAGATGCTGCGTATTTTTGGTCACTAAAACCTCATCATGGGCCAGTACGGTGCTGGCGATTATTATATCAAATTCACCGATGGGCTTACCCGCTTTCCTCAATCTTTCTGTTTCTTCTCCAAAAATTTTAGCAGAAGTCAAATCTATTTCCAGTAGCATGACATTTCTAAGGAGCTCTTCTACAATCTTGGCATTTTCTCTAGCTCTGGAAGACCTGAATGCACCTTTAAAAAGTTCTAGTGCATTTATAGGGGTAGTAGAGATCGACAGATTTAATTTTTCAAAGTCAATAATTTTTTCCAAAATTTTTTTGCTTCCTCTTTGCTACCTTGCCATTTACCGGAAAAACTTGATAATTCCTTCCTTCCATATTTTTTTTGCAATTTCTAGCACAATATCTGAAAATGATTTATCTCTCCCTTTCAAGGCTGCCAGGGCATCATAGGCATTATCTGAAAGAGAAATATTTTCAGGCTGTCTATCTGCCATTATTTTTCCATCGGCACAAATTCTAAATAGCGGTTGTATTTTATTGCATAACATGTTGGCCAATCGCCGTTTTAGGGCTATGTACGGAAATAAAACGAAAAGTAAAGTTAGGCGCAAGAGCATAGCTATTTTTGTTTTTGCTATGATGCTTTTTACATCATTTTCTGTTTTTGCTACCACCGATAGTGAAAATGGTAACCATCAAATTTCTGTGAAATATTCATTTGAAACACCTATAGCAAGCAAGGTTAGGATAGGAAACACTATATATGATAATGTTGCCCTCCAGGATGCCGCATACTATGGAAATCCCGGCGAGCCGAGCCTGCCCGTAAAGGGAGCTTACATCCTCTTGCCCCAAAACACAAAGGCTGCGAGCATAAAAATTGCCCCTAGCGAGAAAATGTGCCTGGGTTCAGGGTATCATATTATGCCGGTTGGCAATCCTGTTCCTTTATCGCAATCTGGATTTCCTTCATTGCCAGTTGCCGGCCCAATTTATAATTCTGAAAAAGAATTTCCTGGAGAACTTTACACCAACGTTGGCACATATAGCTTCAGGGGCTATAATATCCTCGTTTTGATGCTGCATCCAATTCAGTATATTCCGGCTACCGGTGAATTGTTTTACTACGGGGATATGACTGTCTATGTGGATACGGTTAATGGTGAAAATATAAACCCCTTGTTCAGAGGATTGGAAAGAGATAAACAGGAGGTAAACAAAAAAGTCGATAACCCTGCCATTGCTTCAACTTACACAGAACAGACAACAAAAGCAAATTCAAATACGTATGACCTTCTTATTCTTACCACAAACTTGCTAAAAAGCTATTTTGATCCTCTTAAAAATTATCACGATAGCCATGGTATAAGCACGGTCATTAAAACGCTTGATGACATCGGCGGTAGCACCCCCGAAGATATACGTGGCCACATCAGGGATGCTTATACAAACTGGGGCATAGACTATGTCCTCATTGGCGGTGATGATGTTGTTGTTCCGGCCAAAACCCTGTGGATATATGGATTGGATGAAAATACCACACCGTATGAAACTTTTATGCCTTCCGACCTGTATTATGCATGTCTCGACGGCACATATAACCATGATGGTGACAATAAATGGGGTGAGCCTACTGATGGCGAGGATGGCGGTGATGTCGACCTTATGGCAGAAGTATATGTAGGAAGGGCATGTGCTGGCGATAAAAATGAAGTCAACAATTTTGTTGATAAAACGATATCATACATGAGCAAAGATGCTGACCCTTATCTGAAAAAAATATTGCTGGCAGGTGAATATCTAGGCGATTACGGTGTGGCAAGCTGGGGCGGAAATTACCTGGATCAAATTGTCGATGGTTCTAACCTGGATGGATATACTACTGTGGGCATACCTTCAGACGAGTTCAACATCGAAAAGATGTATGACCGAGACTGGCGGAACAACCACTGGACAAAAGAGGATATGATTGGCCGTATAAATGATGGTGTCCATGTCGTACAGCATGACGGCCATTCCTACTACACCTATAACATGAAGATGGTAAACAATGACACTGAAGAGCTTGAAAACGACAAATATTGTTTTATTTATTCAAATGGTTGTATGGCAGGCGGGTTTGATCGGGATGACTGCATTGCAGAATATTTTACTGTAAAAACAGGCCGCGGCGCATTTGCAGGTATATGGAATGCCCGTTACGGCTGGTTCTGGTCTTTCAGTACCGATGGTGACTCACAGCGTTTTGCCAGAGAATTCTGGGATGGCGTATTCGGCGAGCATATGCCGGTGATAGGAAAGGCAAACCAGGACTCAAAGGAAGATAACCTATATCTTATAGGCAGATCGTGCATGAGATGGACATACTACGAGTTAAACCTGTTTGGCGACCCGTCCATCGCTTTTCGCATCAACAATCCTCCGAACAAGCCTGCCGCCCCGTCCGGTCCTTCCTGGGGGAAGAAGGGTGAAGAATGCACTTATACATCTGTTTCTACGGACATAGAGGGCGATCAGATTTATTATCAGTGGGACTGGGGCGATGGCTCGTACAGCGACTGGCTCGGACCGTTTGATTCCGGGCAGGATGTCAATGCATCTCGTTCCTGGGCCGAAAGGGGAGTATACAACGTCAGGGTAAAGGCCAAGGACATTAATGGCGGGGAAAGCGATTGGTCTGATCCGTTGCGCGTGAGAATGCCAAAGGCGTATCTACATGGGATATGGCAGCTCATTGAAAAAATCAACGAGTGGTTCATGTCCCTCTTTCATTTCGAACTCATGCCGTTGAAATGAAAAGAAAATTATAGTTATGCCTGATACATATTGGAATGGATCTAGTGATAGAGGGTAATTTATTTATTGACGGAGGGATAAGGAAGGGCTGCGTGGGGATAGACAATGGAAGAATCGCTTCCATAAAGAAAATTCTGGAAGGAGACAAGCACCTTGATTTCGGCGAAAAATTGATTTTTCCCACAGGCCTGGATGTGCATGTCCATTTCAGGGAGCCCGGGCATACCGAGAAGGAGGATTTTTTTACGGGTACAAAAGCTGCCGCTTTGGGTGGAATAACTTTCGTGATGGATATGCCGAATAATAAGCCGCCGGCAATGAGTTGTTTTGCCATTGATGAAAAAATAAGAATCGTGAGAAAAAAGGCCTGCATTGATTTTGCACTGTACGGAGGCATAGGCAGGAAAAGCAATGTAAAGATGATGGCAAAAAGGTGCAAAGCATTCAAAACGTATCTCTCTGGCGACAATGAAATTTTCACCCATCCAGCAAAATTGAGGGGCGCGCTGCACAGAGTGAAGGAAAGCGGAAAAGTGATTGCCATTCATGCCGAAAGCCGTGAATGCATAAAAAGGGGCATGAGCACCAGCCTTTCTTCCCATGAAAAGAGCAGGCCCGTAAAATGTGAGATAGAAACAATCAAAAAGATTTTGAATGCAAACAAAGGCATAAATGCCAACTTACATATATGCCATGTCTCATCCCCTGATTCAATCATGCTATTGAAAGAAAATGGTATAAATATGGGGGTTACGCCGCATCACATGCTTCTGTCCACATCGTCAAAATTTAAACTTCCTGCCATGGGAAAAGTCAATCCTCCGTTGAGAAAGGAAGAGGAAAGGAAAAAAATTTTTAATCTTGTGAAAAACGGGTTTGTCGACATTATAGAGTCTGATCATGCCCCACATCTGCCAGAGGAAAAGGATGATTTTGCCGCTGCCCCTTCAGGAATGCCCGGGGTTGATACAGCCCTGCCGTTAATGCTTGAAGAAGTGAAAAAAGGGGATTTACCATTATCTGCCGTTCATCGTATGTTATGCAAAATGCCGGCTGAGACATTTGGGATAAACAAGGGGAAGATAGAAGTAGGCAGGGATGCGGACCTGCTTGTCATAGATTTCAAGGAAGGGAAAATAACGCCACAATCGAAGTGCGGATGGAGCAGTTATGAGGACAGGAAGGGCATTTACCCG includes:
- a CDS encoding type II toxin-antitoxin system VapC family toxin, with translation MEKIIDFEKLNLSISTTPINALELFKGAFRSSRARENAKIVEELLRNVMLLEIDLTSAKIFGEETERLRKAGKPIGEFDIIIASTVLAHDEVLVTKNTQHLQKIPMLRIESW
- a CDS encoding antitoxin VapB family protein produces the protein MLCNKIQPLFRICADGKIMADRQPENISLSDNAYDALAALKGRDKSFSDIVLEIAKKIWKEGIIKFFR
- a CDS encoding C25 family cysteine peptidase, translated to MLANRRFRAMYGNKTKSKVRRKSIAIFVFAMMLFTSFSVFATTDSENGNHQISVKYSFETPIASKVRIGNTIYDNVALQDAAYYGNPGEPSLPVKGAYILLPQNTKAASIKIAPSEKMCLGSGYHIMPVGNPVPLSQSGFPSLPVAGPIYNSEKEFPGELYTNVGTYSFRGYNILVLMLHPIQYIPATGELFYYGDMTVYVDTVNGENINPLFRGLERDKQEVNKKVDNPAIASTYTEQTTKANSNTYDLLILTTNLLKSYFDPLKNYHDSHGISTVIKTLDDIGGSTPEDIRGHIRDAYTNWGIDYVLIGGDDVVVPAKTLWIYGLDENTTPYETFMPSDLYYACLDGTYNHDGDNKWGEPTDGEDGGDVDLMAEVYVGRACAGDKNEVNNFVDKTISYMSKDADPYLKKILLAGEYLGDYGVASWGGNYLDQIVDGSNLDGYTTVGIPSDEFNIEKMYDRDWRNNHWTKEDMIGRINDGVHVVQHDGHSYYTYNMKMVNNDTEELENDKYCFIYSNGCMAGGFDRDDCIAEYFTVKTGRGAFAGIWNARYGWFWSFSTDGDSQRFAREFWDGVFGEHMPVIGKANQDSKEDNLYLIGRSCMRWTYYELNLFGDPSIAFRINNPPNKPAAPSGPSWGKKGEECTYTSVSTDIEGDQIYYQWDWGDGSYSDWLGPFDSGQDVNASRSWAERGVYNVRVKAKDINGGESDWSDPLRVRMPKAYLHGIWQLIEKINEWFMSLFHFELMPLK
- a CDS encoding dihydroorotase family protein; translation: MDLVIEGNLFIDGGIRKGCVGIDNGRIASIKKILEGDKHLDFGEKLIFPTGLDVHVHFREPGHTEKEDFFTGTKAAALGGITFVMDMPNNKPPAMSCFAIDEKIRIVRKKACIDFALYGGIGRKSNVKMMAKRCKAFKTYLSGDNEIFTHPAKLRGALHRVKESGKVIAIHAESRECIKRGMSTSLSSHEKSRPVKCEIETIKKILNANKGINANLHICHVSSPDSIMLLKENGINMGVTPHHMLLSTSSKFKLPAMGKVNPPLRKEEERKKIFNLVKNGFVDIIESDHAPHLPEEKDDFAAAPSGMPGVDTALPLMLEEVKKGDLPLSAVHRMLCKMPAETFGINKGKIEVGRDADLLVIDFKEGKITPQSKCGWSSYEDRKGIYPLHVFLRGKDVVENGQFIGNAGMGEMIA